A region of Deinococcus cellulosilyticus NBRC 106333 = KACC 11606 DNA encodes the following proteins:
- a CDS encoding TetR/AcrR family transcriptional regulator produces the protein MTAQQPARTRNAEHTRQALLQAAAEVFATSGFSGARVDDIARKAGYNKSLIFQYFGDKEGLYNAVIDRMREDSDHRYLQQVHPEQYLEEELTPERLMDFIDRSLDWVFSDWLTDPLKLQLITWEMAEGKPIFQLPHREVSGTRNACLVIAKAIEKGHIHPEMEPVMLVKTLMGLPLIYLTSVDRNLPQDQYREMLRHMRDRVRMILLGGIFKRL, from the coding sequence ATGACTGCCCAACAACCTGCCCGAACCCGCAACGCAGAACACACCCGACAGGCCCTCTTGCAGGCCGCTGCAGAAGTTTTTGCCACCTCTGGATTTTCAGGTGCACGGGTGGACGACATTGCCCGCAAAGCCGGGTACAACAAAAGCCTGATCTTCCAGTACTTCGGCGACAAAGAAGGCCTGTACAACGCAGTCATTGACCGCATGCGGGAAGACAGCGACCACCGTTACCTCCAGCAGGTGCACCCCGAGCAGTACCTCGAAGAGGAACTGACCCCAGAACGCCTCATGGACTTCATCGACCGTTCTCTGGACTGGGTCTTCTCCGACTGGCTCACCGACCCCCTGAAACTCCAGCTCATCACCTGGGAAATGGCCGAAGGCAAACCCATCTTCCAATTGCCACACCGTGAAGTCTCAGGCACCCGCAATGCCTGTCTGGTCATTGCAAAGGCCATTGAAAAAGGCCACATCCACCCAGAGATGGAACCCGTGATGCTGGTCAAAACCCTCATGGGCCTCCCCCTGATCTACCTCACCTCTGTGGACCGCAACCTCCCTCAGGACCAGTACCGTGAAATGCTCAGGCACATGCGAGACCGGGTCAGGATGATCCTGCTGGGCGGGATCTTTAAGCGTCTGTAG
- a CDS encoding cytochrome P450: MTTLMHTRAVPRMPGIPVLGNAPSFRKDPVQILADGFRDHGNVVRYQIASIPLYGISHPELAQQVLVERNKEFLKMERLDRPPQGLGLVGGMGLVTNPDHSSWLTQRRMIQPMFHRARLASMGQKMAEAVQSMLERWEQSTEPLEMDHEMLNVTMDIITRTMFSSDISSSAGKAAHASSVALHFASGRIASPIKLPLKFPLPSHLEFHQAMRTLDSIIFQLIEERKPQVGAYGDLLDMLLEARDADTGEGMTDKQLRDELVTIFIAGHETTAHSLAWTWHLLGQHPEVLERMRTEVQKVAGNRIPTVADQGQLTYTTQVFQEAMRLYPAAPIIPRRIEQDTPLGDHMLQGNSRILVCVRNIHRHPDFWEHPDRFDPDRFEPSRSRTHRLAFMPFGAGARMCIGNNLAMMEAVLILASVVQRFDVQVLTREPLAHEFAITLRPRDGIPTRVHSRQP; the protein is encoded by the coding sequence ATGACCACACTGATGCACACCAGAGCTGTCCCACGCATGCCAGGAATTCCCGTGCTGGGGAATGCCCCCTCGTTTCGCAAAGATCCTGTCCAGATTCTCGCAGATGGTTTCAGAGACCACGGCAACGTGGTGCGGTACCAGATTGCCAGCATCCCGCTGTACGGCATTTCTCATCCGGAACTGGCCCAGCAGGTTCTGGTGGAAAGAAACAAAGAATTCCTGAAGATGGAACGTCTGGACCGCCCCCCACAGGGGCTTGGGCTGGTGGGGGGCATGGGACTGGTGACCAACCCGGACCACAGTTCATGGCTGACCCAGCGCCGCATGATTCAGCCCATGTTTCACCGGGCAAGACTCGCCAGCATGGGTCAGAAAATGGCAGAAGCCGTTCAGTCCATGCTGGAACGCTGGGAACAGTCCACAGAACCCCTGGAAATGGACCATGAGATGCTGAACGTCACCATGGACATCATCACCCGCACCATGTTCAGCAGTGACATCAGCAGCAGTGCAGGAAAAGCAGCCCATGCCTCCAGTGTGGCCCTGCATTTCGCTTCTGGTCGCATCGCTTCACCCATCAAACTGCCGCTCAAATTTCCCCTTCCCAGTCACCTGGAATTTCACCAGGCCATGCGGACGCTGGACAGCATCATCTTTCAGCTGATTGAAGAGCGAAAACCCCAGGTCGGTGCGTACGGTGACCTGCTGGACATGCTGCTTGAGGCCCGGGATGCCGACACTGGTGAGGGCATGACCGACAAACAGTTGCGGGATGAACTGGTCACCATCTTCATCGCAGGACATGAGACCACCGCACACTCTCTGGCCTGGACCTGGCACCTGCTGGGTCAGCATCCAGAGGTGCTGGAACGCATGAGGACCGAGGTCCAGAAGGTGGCCGGAAACCGCATCCCCACTGTTGCAGACCAGGGACAGCTCACCTACACCACCCAGGTCTTTCAGGAAGCCATGCGCCTGTATCCTGCTGCACCCATCATCCCCAGACGCATCGAGCAGGACACGCCACTGGGAGATCACATGCTGCAGGGCAACTCCCGAATTCTGGTCTGTGTTCGCAACATCCACAGACACCCTGATTTCTGGGAACATCCAGACCGTTTTGATCCAGATCGATTTGAACCTTCACGCAGCAGAACCCACCGTCTGGCTTTCATGCCGTTTGGAGCGGGAGCCCGCATGTGCATCGGAAACAACCTGGCCATGATGGAAGCTGTGCTGATTCTGGCCTCGGTGGTCCAGCGTTTTGATGTGCAGGTGCTGACCAGAGAACCGCTTGCCCATGAATTTGCCATCACCCTGAGGCCCAGAGATGGCATTCCGACAAGGGTTCATTCCAGACAGCCCTGA
- a CDS encoding metallophosphoesterase family protein: MKLAFVTDVHANLPALEAVFADIQKEGCRQIYCLGDVIGIGPFPRETVELLLSTPNIRFIMGNHDQWYALGLENRPMWMSVGEYIHTRWAHRQLGASFKGIMSRWEYQRHEVQDGVRISMIHYPLREERDGLGNPKFKKFIANPTPEVLDDLFQDILSVQHPDVLFYGHHHPFSDLQGKVRYLNPGSLGCHTEPVANYTLLEVNQGKYTVSHKRIPYDQTELFQAYEDRQVPSKEFIYRAFFLGQFDRKE; this comes from the coding sequence ATGAAACTTGCTTTCGTCACGGATGTTCACGCCAACCTGCCTGCTCTGGAGGCAGTGTTTGCTGACATTCAGAAAGAAGGGTGCAGACAGATCTACTGTCTGGGGGATGTGATCGGAATTGGCCCGTTTCCCAGAGAAACGGTGGAACTCCTGCTGTCCACCCCCAACATCCGCTTCATCATGGGGAACCATGACCAGTGGTATGCGCTGGGCCTGGAAAACCGCCCCATGTGGATGAGTGTGGGCGAGTACATCCACACCCGCTGGGCACACCGACAACTGGGTGCTTCTTTCAAGGGCATCATGTCACGCTGGGAATACCAGAGGCATGAAGTGCAAGATGGGGTGCGCATCAGCATGATTCACTACCCTCTTCGTGAAGAGCGGGATGGTCTGGGCAACCCCAAATTCAAGAAGTTCATTGCAAACCCCACTCCAGAAGTGCTCGATGACCTGTTTCAGGACATTCTGTCGGTCCAGCATCCCGATGTGCTGTTTTACGGACACCACCATCCATTTTCAGACCTGCAGGGCAAAGTCAGGTACCTGAATCCTGGCTCTCTGGGGTGTCATACCGAGCCTGTGGCCAACTACACGCTGCTGGAAGTGAACCAGGGGAAATACACCGTGAGCCACAAGCGGATTCCCTACGACCAGACCGAACTCTTTCAGGCCTATGAGGACAGACAGGTGCCCTCCAAGGAATTCATCTACCGGGCGTTCTTTCTGGGCCAGTTTGACCGAAAAGAGTAA